CGTCGGATCTATTGGGCCTCGTGCTCCAGCGCGTGCCGTCCCACGCCGACCGCGTGCGCCTGCGCGCCGTCTGCCGCCCGTGGCGCGCCGGCGCGCGCCTGCAGGCTCCTCTGCCAGCGCTGCTCCCTTGGGTCGCTCTCCCAGACGGTTCCTTCCTCAGCCTCCCCGATGGCGAGGTTCACCGCCGCGTCCTCCTCCCGGACGACGACGTCGCTCACCGTCTCTCCACTGGCAGCACCCTCTTCCTTGTGCACAGTGACGACGGGTGTTCGCTGATGGACCCTCTCTCCCGGGGGACGACGGCCCCTCGATCCATCGACCTCAACTGCCTCTCCACTCGGCCGGGCGTCCTGCTTGACACCGACAACATCCTTAAGGTGGTGGTGATGTCGGACCACGCTGTCGCCGTCCGGACAGGGCACCAAATGTACTTTCAGAACGTCACGGTGTCTATTCGCCGGCCGCGGTCGACGACCGTGGAATGGCGGTGGATCCCCCGTCTAGACCCCAAAGCCTGTTATGCTCTCGACATGACGCTCTTCCAAGATAAGCTCTATGTCCTCACCGCAACATATGTGGGCGAGAGCCCTTCATGTCTTTATGTCATGGACATCGTGGGCGGCGACAAGCATGTCAACGTACAATGCGTAATCAGCATGTCCAACGAGAACATGGACCAATTTTACGCTGGCACCATTCGCTACTACCTGGTCGCGTCCGGCGATCGGTTGTTGATGGTGAAACAAAAGAGGGAGATGCTTATCTGGACCAAGTCACTCGTCTTCCCGGATCGCTTCGAGGTCCTTGAGGCAGTGGACCTGAgcagcggccatggacggtggAGAGAGATGAATACACTGATGGGACGTGCTCTCTTCCTCAGCGAAGGCTGCTCCGAGTCGCTTCCCGTTACCGCCGACCAAGACTTTGGGCCTCGAGAAGACTGTATCTACTTTCTGAGCGAAAGTAAGTTACATAACAGACATGATGCAAAGATGAGTGCCCTTTACTGCGGCATGTACGACATGACAAAAGGGACAGTGTCGCCCTTGCCCATGGAGACAGTAGTGGAATCACATGATGGTCCATTGAGGGCTACTTGGTTCTTCCCAGCTGATACTTGAGTTAAAATAAGATGCATGGGTACAAATTCATGCTGACGCAGGGAGGAGGATATTGTCGGAAGAGAGGGCATGGAAGCAGGCGGGCTTGCTCAAAGGTGATTTTGAGAGCTTCTTTCAGGAACTTTTGGTATGCGTCAGACGCGAGGAGTAAGCTAGAGTCGTTGTTGTATTGCTGGACTTGGGTGTGTCGTTGTAACAAACCTATGTGGAGAGGCTTTCCACCCCTTTCTCTTTATTTAATAGTATATTATACGCATGCTTATGTGTGTTCGAGAAAAAATTCATGTTGATGCGAGTGTAGATTTTTTTGCACCCCTATATCAGTGTACTCTCTCTATATACCATTCAATTTGCGTCAAGATTCGTGCTATCCTTACATAGAAATTTATCTTTTTTGTTTCTTTCAAACAAGAAAATATTTGACCTTGAAACTTTGCAGATCTACTACACACAAGTGTCACCCATTGTATGAAATGTTTCCTTTTTTGATGAAacatattttttaaattttttttgaaTCAATTGTATCATTTTAAAAAAATTATGTTGCGCCAAAAGATCCAAAAAGAGTACTGCACATGGTAGTACTTGTGTGATGTTGATCTGGACAGTTTCgagttcaaatatttttttatttgaaagaaacaaaaaaagagaagtTTTCTTGCATGAACATCAATGCAAGAATGCACGGTGAGGATTGATGGTAGACTGGTATGGCCGTATGGGGGTAGAAATAGAACTTTCCAATGAAAGGTGCTCAGTGATGTGCCCATCAAGATAAATCGATTTTTGTGTAAGCACCGTGCTTCTTTCTATACTAGAGGTGCTTAGATAAGTATACATGCCTCCTCCTCAAGAAAAGTCTTCTTCCCCCTCCCATCGGCGTCGCCGCGGATCCGCCCGCCTCCAATGGCCTTTGGCATGTGGAGGTGCGGAGGATGTTAGACCCCGTTCTCGTTTTTGCTAGGTTGAACGTCTTGGTTGGGGCTCTGTGGCGGCGGCGACGTCCCTCGGTCGCAATAATGTCTCCAACATCCTATCCCCGTCCTGATAGTGTGAATAGCATTGTCGGAGTATGTGTGGAGGTGTATCTCCGTTGGATCTCATGGGATGCGGTCGGTGCTGGTCTTTGGTGGATCTATTTGGATCCAGTTTTTGTTCGTCTTCGTTCGTCTGGTTCCAGTTTTGAtctttccgatctacaattctctTCATCGGCGATGGTTACTgctctggtgcgctggtcctttggggccttagcacgacgacttcccgaccgTCTACTacaaggtttgcccggctccggtGATGGAGGGGCAATGACGGCGGCGTGCCTTCGGCTCGCACTAGTGCTTGTAGTCGTTGTTAGGTGGTCCATAGACCtggttgtaatttttattacctCTTGTGTTCTTTGTGCTGCCATGATTGATGAATATATTGGAAATTTCTCTCGCAAAAAAAAGAGATAAGCATACGTGCTATACGAATAGCACCGGCACTTAATAAATGGATGGTTTATTTCACAAGCACCCC
The Aegilops tauschii subsp. strangulata cultivar AL8/78 chromosome 3, Aet v6.0, whole genome shotgun sequence genome window above contains:
- the LOC141042683 gene encoding uncharacterized protein codes for the protein MEALAPPSHGGRRRPWQDLPSDLLGLVLQRVPSHADRVRLRAVCRPWRAGARLQAPLPALLPWVALPDGSFLSLPDGEVHRRVLLPDDDVAHRLSTGSTLFLVHSDDGCSLMDPLSRGTTAPRSIDLNCLSTRPGVLLDTDNILKVVVMSDHAVAVRTGHQMYFQNVTVSIRRPRSTTVEWRWIPRLDPKACYALDMTLFQDKLYVLTATYVGESPSCLYVMDIVGGDKHVNVQCVISMSNENMDQFYAGTIRYYLVASGDRLLMVKQKREMLIWTKSLVFPDRFEVLEAVDLSSGHGRWREMNTLMGRALFLSEGCSESLPVTADQDFGPREDCIYFLSESKLHNRHDAKMSALYCGMYDMTKGTVSPLPMETVVESHDGPLRATWFFPADT